The nucleotide sequence GAAGTGGAATTTCTACAAATATGTGGTGGATCGCCAGGGCAAGGTGATAGCCAACTTTTCCAGCCTGACCAAGCCGGATGATCCGGACCTGATCAAGGCAGTGGAACAGGCGCTGGCTTCCAAGCCCTGATCGTCAGCCATTAAAAAGCCCCGCCTCCCATGCAGGAGAGCGGGGCTTTTTTGTACAGGTAAATTAGAACTTGTACGTTACGCCCAGGCCGAAACCGTTGGCGCTGTTTTTGTACTTGGCGCTGTAGCCCTGGCCCAGTGCGTTGGTATGAGCCACCTTGACGGGTTCCTCTTTGAGGTAAGAGTACGCCAGGTCGACTGTCATGTTCGGCATGACGTCGTAGCCCAGGCCCAGGCTGAAGATCGTGCGGTCACCCGTAGGGATGCGTGGCGAACGATCAGTGTTGTTGGTGGGCGACTGGTCGAAGGTCAGGCCGGTACGCAGCACCACTTGCTTGGTGATACGGTACGAAGTACCCAGGGCATAAGCCCAGGTGTCATGCCAGTTCTGCTCTTCCTTGATGCTGCCGACGATCCCAGGTGCGAGAACGCCGCCAGCCGTCGTGACGCCTTCGTTGTTGACGGTGATGTCTTTCAGGCGGCTCCAGCGCGTCCAGGTCGCACCGGCGTAGACCTTCCAGGCGTCATTCATGTCTTGAGTCACCGACAGGTCCCAGGACTCGGGCGTATCCACGTTCAACGAAGCATCGTAACGACCGTTGGCGAGCAAGGACGGCGGAACCCCAGCACCTGGCGTGACTTCAGTGTGGCCTTTGAGCTTGTACTTCACTTTCGAGTGATAGGTCAGGCCCACACGGGTGGTGTCGGTGGCTTGGACCAGGATACCGGCGTTGAAGCCCAGCGCCGTGTCGTCACCCTTGACCTTGATTCTGTTATCGCCGGTACCCGGAATCAGTGCGCCGAGTGAGGGTTCCGACTCCAGGGTCCCGGCGATTCGGTTGATGGTTGGACCAAAGCCGATGGAAACCCGGTCATTGAATGCATAGCTGACCGTCGGCTGGAAGGTAATGACCTGCACTTCACTCTTGCTGCCGAACGCACGGCCCTGGAAGTTGCTTTCGTAGTCAGTGATCAAGCCGAACGGTGCGTATACACCGAAACCGACAGCCCATTGATCATTGAGCTTATTGGTGTAGAAACCGAAAGGAACGGCAGTGAAGGGCACCATGTCACCTTTATTGGTGCCGCTGGCGTTGCCTCTTGCATCCTTGATATCGGTCGATGCGTCAATGACTGCAAAACCGCCGGTGATTTGCTGGCCTTCAAGGCGAGCCATGCCGGCAGGGTTGCCATAAACAGTGCTGGCGTTTTCGGCAGAAGAAGAGCGCCCGGCAAAACCAGTCCCCATCCCGGCAACGTCTTGCTCGTTGAGGGCAAAACCACTCGCGAACAGTTGGGAAGATGCCATGGCAACGGCGAGACTAAGCGTGGACTTGAGCATTACTTTTTTCATTATTAGAACTCCGAGGTGATCACCGCAGCGGAAAGTAACAATAAAATTAAATTAGCGCTATAGGCTGTAATGTAGGAGATAGAGCCGTTTTGTAGGACAATCCGACCAGATTTGCCGATTTTTGACGAATCTTGCAAATTGCCCGGTCAGCAAGCGACCTGATTCAGGGGGGAAACACACGAATGCCAGGCTTGAGTGAAATCTCGCAGGCGTCCTTGAGGGTGAAATATTTCTTTCCAGATACGTGCCATGCCCAGTAAATCGTCAGGTCGTGGCAATTCGGTGCGATGTTGTTCCACCAATAGCCAGGCGATAGCGGTGGCGTAACGCAAGTTGACGGTCAGTTCGAGTTGAGGGCCGCTGAGAAACGCATGT is from Pseudomonas mucidolens and encodes:
- a CDS encoding OmpP1/FadL family transporter, with amino-acid sequence MKKVMLKSTLSLAVAMASSQLFASGFALNEQDVAGMGTGFAGRSSSAENASTVYGNPAGMARLEGQQITGGFAVIDASTDIKDARGNASGTNKGDMVPFTAVPFGFYTNKLNDQWAVGFGVYAPFGLITDYESNFQGRAFGSKSEVQVITFQPTVSYAFNDRVSIGFGPTINRIAGTLESEPSLGALIPGTGDNRIKVKGDDTALGFNAGILVQATDTTRVGLTYHSKVKYKLKGHTEVTPGAGVPPSLLANGRYDASLNVDTPESWDLSVTQDMNDAWKVYAGATWTRWSRLKDITVNNEGVTTAGGVLAPGIVGSIKEEQNWHDTWAYALGTSYRITKQVVLRTGLTFDQSPTNNTDRSPRIPTGDRTIFSLGLGYDVMPNMTVDLAYSYLKEEPVKVAHTNALGQGYSAKYKNSANGFGLGVTYKF